A single window of Helicobacter pylori DNA harbors:
- a CDS encoding 3',5'-cyclic-nucleotide phosphodiesterase yields MQVYHLSHIDLDGYACQLVSKQFFKNTQCYNANYGREVSARIYEILNAIAQSKESEFLILVSDLNLNLNEAEYLQDKIQEHRLQNKNIQIQLLDHHISGKEVAESFHWYFLDTNRCATKIVYEFLKKHYAILEPKNTAWLEPLVEMVNSVDIWDTQGYGFELGKVCMRMINQSSELNRFMFDDENRDYKLKLLEEVKNYLFLENAPVAYDNDLFRLKKIALGGDPDTETMDNISSNAQTHLLSLKKHDCSVYYQDKKGFLSYSMGGISVLANLFLTQNPDFDFYIDVNAKGNVSLRANGNCDVCELSQMCFNGGGHRNASGGKIDGFRESFNYRDIKEQIEEIFNNA; encoded by the coding sequence ATGCAAGTTTATCACCTTTCACACATTGATTTAGACGGCTATGCATGCCAGCTTGTTTCAAAACAATTTTTTAAAAATACCCAATGCTATAACGCTAATTACGGGCGTGAAGTCTCAGCGAGAATTTATGAAATTCTAAATGCGATCGCTCAATCTAAAGAGAGTGAATTCCTTATTTTGGTTAGCGATTTGAATTTGAATTTAAACGAAGCAGAGTATTTGCAGGATAAAATCCAAGAACACCGCTTGCAAAACAAAAACATTCAAATCCAGCTTTTGGATCACCATATCAGCGGTAAGGAAGTGGCTGAGAGTTTCCATTGGTATTTTTTAGACACGAACCGCTGCGCGACTAAAATCGTGTATGAATTTTTGAAAAAGCATTACGCTATTTTAGAGCCAAAAAACACAGCATGGCTAGAGCCTTTGGTGGAAATGGTCAATTCTGTGGATATTTGGGACACGCAAGGTTATGGCTTTGAATTAGGCAAGGTGTGCATGCGCATGATTAACCAAAGCTCTGAATTGAATCGTTTCATGTTTGATGATGAGAACCGCGATTATAAATTAAAGCTTTTAGAAGAAGTTAAAAACTATTTGTTTTTAGAAAATGCCCCTGTAGCCTATGATAACGATTTGTTCAGGCTTAAAAAAATCGCTTTAGGGGGCGACCCTGATACAGAAACGATGGACAATATCTCTTCAAACGCGCAAACGCATTTACTCTCTTTAAAAAAGCATGATTGCAGCGTTTATTACCAGGATAAGAAAGGGTTTTTAAGTTATTCTATGGGGGGTATTAGCGTGTTGGCTAACCTTTTTTTAACGCAAAATCCGGATTTTGATTTTTATATAGATGTGAACGCTAAAGGGAATGTGAGCTTAAGAGCGAATGGGAATTGCGATGTGTGCGAACTCAGTCAAATGTGTTTTAATGGGGGCGGGCATAGGAATGCGAGCGGAGGCAAGATTGATGGCTTTAGGGAGAGTTTCAATTATAGGGATATTAAAGAACAAATTGAAGAAATCTTCAATAACGCTTAA
- the folK gene encoding 2-amino-4-hydroxy-6-hydroxymethyldihydropteridine diphosphokinase has product MREILTSRFFPSLFKKRLDFSNRVVLGLGSNLKNPLKILKNCFLFFKNHSKIGKIFSSPIYINPPFGYTNQPNFYNATIILKTSLSLRHFFALVFYIERRFWRKRKRDFKDAPRTLDIDIIAFNQVILRQNDLALPHPKWSERDSVLVPLALQQILFKKGEW; this is encoded by the coding sequence ATGCGAGAGATCCTTACTAGCCGCTTTTTCCCCAGCCTTTTTAAAAAAAGGCTTGATTTTTCTAACAGGGTGGTTTTAGGGTTAGGATCTAATCTTAAAAATCCTTTAAAAATATTAAAAAATTGTTTTTTATTTTTTAAAAATCATAGTAAAATCGGGAAAATTTTTTCTTCGCCCATTTATATCAATCCTCCTTTTGGTTACACTAATCAACCTAACTTTTATAACGCTACGATTATCCTTAAAACATCTTTAAGTTTGCGCCATTTTTTTGCTCTAGTGTTTTATATAGAAAGGCGTTTTTGGCGCAAAAGGAAGCGCGATTTTAAAGACGCTCCAAGAACTTTAGATATTGACATTATCGCTTTCAACCAAGTCATTTTAAGACAGAATGATTTGGCTTTACCTCATCCTAAATGGAGTGAAAGGGATTCGGTGTTAGTGCCGTTGGCTTTGCAACAAATTCTTTTTAAAAAAGGGGAGTGGTGA
- a CDS encoding aminopeptidase, with protein sequence MRGLERDAHFTLNENAMFFECAYSCDNALFLQLEDRSFFITDSRYTQEAKESIQPKNGVLAEVIESSDLVQSAIDLIAKSSVKKLFFDPNQVNLQTYKRLDLAVGNKVVLEGVPSYHRQKRIIKNEHEIQLLKKSQALNVEAFENFAEYVKKIFDEKESLSERYLQHKVKDFLTKEGVYDLSFEPILALNANASKPHALPSAKDFLKAEHSILLDMGIKYERYCSDRTRTAFFDPKDFVFKREQSFKDKERQKIYDIVKEAQEKAISGIRAGMTGKEADSLARGVISDYGYGQYFTHSTGHGIGLDIHELPYISSRSGTILEEGMVFSVEPGIYIPGFFGVRIEDLVVIKNSRAELL encoded by the coding sequence ATGAGAGGATTAGAAAGAGACGCCCATTTCACGCTCAATGAAAATGCGATGTTTTTTGAATGCGCTTATAGTTGCGATAACGCTTTGTTTTTGCAATTAGAGGATCGCTCGTTTTTCATCACTGATTCTCGCTACACTCAAGAAGCTAAAGAAAGCATTCAGCCTAAAAATGGCGTTTTAGCGGAAGTGATAGAATCTAGCGATTTAGTGCAAAGTGCGATTGATTTGATTGCAAAGAGTTCGGTTAAAAAGCTCTTTTTTGATCCCAATCAAGTGAATTTGCAAACCTACAAGCGTTTGGATTTAGCGGTTGGGAATAAGGTTGTTTTAGAGGGCGTACCCAGTTACCACCGCCAAAAACGCATCATTAAAAACGAGCATGAGATCCAACTTCTCAAAAAATCTCAAGCACTGAATGTTGAAGCTTTTGAAAATTTTGCCGAGTATGTGAAAAAGATTTTTGATGAAAAAGAGTCCTTGAGCGAGCGGTATTTGCAGCATAAGGTTAAGGACTTTTTGACTAAAGAGGGGGTTTATGATCTGAGTTTTGAGCCTATTTTAGCCTTGAATGCGAACGCGAGCAAGCCCCATGCTTTGCCTAGCGCGAAGGATTTTTTAAAAGCGGAGCACAGCATTCTTTTGGATATGGGGATCAAATACGAACGCTATTGCTCTGACAGGACTCGCACGGCTTTTTTTGACCCTAAAGATTTTGTCTTCAAAAGAGAGCAGAGTTTCAAGGATAAAGAGCGTCAAAAGATTTATGACATTGTGAAAGAAGCGCAAGAAAAGGCTATTTCAGGCATTAGAGCGGGCATGACCGGTAAAGAAGCGGACAGCTTGGCTAGGGGAGTGATTAGCGATTATGGTTATGGGCAGTATTTCACTCACAGCACCGGGCATGGCATTGGCTTAGACATTCATGAGCTTCCCTATATTTCATCACGCAGTGGAACCATTTTAGAAGAGGGCATGGTGTTTTCTGTAGAGCCTGGGATTTATATCCCTGGATTTTTTGGGGTACGCATTGAAGATTTAGTGGTGATCAAAAATTCTAGGGCTGAGCTTTTGTGA
- a CDS encoding metallophosphoesterase: protein MLISIAFLLVLCLLNYSSFRMLKSFLTLKKISQYAYLGFFILLSMGETAFAFYRNAMPSHLFVLTSACSFVSFIVFILSLSFYGFSYSIEKIDFLHSRRKSLKNFLKLGFYLALLGYFWRGFYEGLARPKIKETPIYLDKLDKELKIILLTDMHVGSLLQKDFVDYIVEEVNQKEVDMVLIGGDLVDENIEKVKSFLLPLNNLKSTHGTFYVPGNHEYYHGIEPILSFLNTLNLTILGNECVHLGGINLCGVYDYFARKRQNFAPDIDKALKKRNESKPTILLAHQPKQIRSLKESHSVDLVLSGHTHAGQIFPFSLLVKLAQTYLYGLYKHSPTTQIYVSSGAGYWGVPLRFLAPSEIAYLRLLPKNQA, encoded by the coding sequence ATGCTGATCTCCATAGCGTTTTTATTGGTTTTGTGTCTTTTGAATTATAGTTCTTTTAGGATGTTGAAATCGTTTTTAACCTTAAAAAAAATCTCTCAATACGCTTATTTGGGGTTTTTTATCCTTTTGAGCATGGGTGAGACGGCTTTCGCTTTTTATAGAAATGCTATGCCTAGCCATTTGTTTGTTTTGACTTCGGCGTGTTCGTTTGTATCTTTTATTGTTTTTATCCTTTCTTTAAGTTTTTACGGGTTTTCCTACTCCATAGAAAAAATAGATTTTTTGCATTCAAGGCGTAAAAGTTTAAAAAACTTTTTAAAGTTAGGGTTTTATCTGGCGTTATTAGGGTATTTTTGGCGTGGGTTTTATGAAGGGTTGGCCCGCCCTAAAATCAAAGAAACCCCTATTTATTTAGACAAGCTGGATAAAGAATTAAAGATTATTTTACTCACAGACATGCATGTGGGGAGTTTGTTGCAAAAAGATTTTGTTGATTACATTGTAGAAGAAGTCAATCAAAAAGAAGTGGATATGGTGCTGATTGGGGGGGATTTAGTGGATGAAAACATTGAAAAAGTCAAATCTTTTTTACTGCCTTTAAACAACCTTAAAAGCACGCATGGCACTTTTTATGTGCCAGGAAATCATGAGTATTATCATGGCATAGAACCGATTTTATCGTTTCTTAATACGCTTAATTTGACGATTTTAGGGAATGAGTGCGTGCATTTAGGGGGGATCAATTTGTGCGGTGTGTATGATTATTTCGCAAGGAAGCGTCAAAATTTTGCCCCTGATATTGACAAAGCTTTAAAAAAGCGCAATGAGAGTAAGCCTACGATCCTTTTGGCCCACCAGCCTAAACAAATTAGAAGCCTCAAAGAAAGCCACTCTGTAGATTTAGTGCTTTCAGGGCATACCCATGCAGGGCAAATCTTTCCTTTTAGCCTTTTAGTCAAGTTGGCGCAAACCTATTTATATGGTTTATACAAGCACAGCCCCACCACTCAAATTTATGTGAGCAGTGGGGCAGGGTATTGGGGTGTTCCCTTAAGGTTTTTAGCCCCTAGCGAGATCGCATACCTTAGGCTTTTACCTAAAAATCAAGCTTGA
- the rpsO gene encoding 30S ribosomal protein S15, producing MALNLEKKQEIIKAFATKENDTGSCEVQVALLNERIKLLTEHLKTNPKDHSSRLGLLKLVAQRRNLLKYIKRTNHARYVVLIEKLGIKDR from the coding sequence ATGGCTTTGAATCTGGAGAAAAAACAAGAAATCATTAAGGCGTTTGCCACTAAGGAAAACGATACGGGTTCTTGTGAGGTGCAAGTGGCGTTGTTGAATGAAAGGATCAAGCTTTTAACCGAGCATTTAAAAACTAACCCTAAAGATCATTCCAGTCGTTTAGGGCTTTTAAAATTAGTCGCTCAAAGACGCAACTTGTTGAAATACATCAAACGCACTAACCATGCACGTTATGTGGTTTTGATTGAAAAGTTAGGCATTAAAGACAGATAA
- the acs gene encoding acetate--CoA ligase, whose translation MQLDEDLEFAKKIFNPNRAFAKQARIKNMCEYKDLVHEANEDYEHFWGELAKQKLTWFKPFDKVLNSDNAPFFKWFENGKINVSYNCIDRHLKDKKNKVAIIFEGEMGDYNVITYRKLHSEVNKTANLLKNEFNVKKGDRVIIYMPMIVESVYMMLACARIGAIHSIVFAGFSPEALRDRINDAQAKLVITADGTFRKGKPYMLKPALDKALENNACPSVEKALIVIRNAKEIDYVRGRDFVYNEMVNYQSDKCEPEMMDSEDPLFLLYTSGSTGKPKGVQHSSAGYLLWAQMTMEWVFDIRDNDNFWCTADIGWITGHTYVVYGPLACGATTLILEGTMSYPDYGRWWRMIEEYRVDKFYTSPTAIRMLHAKGENEPLKYNLESLKVLGTVGEPINPTAWKWFYEKIGNSKCSIVDTWWQTETGGHIISPLPGATPIRASCATLPLPGIHAEVLNEDGTKTKPGEQGFLCITKPWPSMVRNIWGDEKRYIDSYFSQIKLNGEYVYLSGDGAIVDENGYITIIGRTDDIVNVSGHRIGTAEVESAISKHEMVVECAVVGIPDTIKGEGLFAFVVLCDGAKCNLGESLELLKEMNHILSVEIGKIAKLDNVMYVPGLPKTRSGKIMRRLLKSIAKKELITQDLSTLEDVNVVKEIMSIVQMEE comes from the coding sequence ATGCAATTAGACGAAGATTTAGAATTCGCTAAAAAAATCTTTAACCCTAACAGAGCGTTTGCCAAGCAAGCCAGGATTAAGAACATGTGCGAATATAAGGATTTAGTGCATGAAGCCAATGAAGATTACGAACATTTTTGGGGCGAGTTAGCCAAGCAAAAACTCACATGGTTTAAACCTTTTGATAAGGTTTTAAACAGCGATAACGCCCCTTTTTTCAAATGGTTTGAAAACGGCAAAATCAATGTTTCTTACAATTGCATAGACAGGCATTTAAAAGACAAAAAAAATAAAGTAGCGATCATTTTTGAAGGGGAAATGGGGGATTATAATGTCATCACTTACAGAAAACTCCATTCTGAAGTCAATAAAACAGCCAACCTTTTAAAAAACGAATTCAATGTCAAAAAAGGCGACAGAGTCATTATCTATATGCCCATGATTGTAGAAAGCGTTTATATGATGCTCGCATGCGCTAGGATTGGAGCGATCCATAGCATCGTTTTTGCCGGGTTTAGCCCTGAAGCCTTGAGGGATAGGATCAACGACGCTCAAGCTAAATTAGTTATCACAGCGGACGGGACTTTTAGAAAAGGCAAACCTTACATGCTCAAGCCAGCCCTTGACAAGGCTCTAGAAAATAACGCCTGCCCTAGTGTGGAAAAAGCGCTCATTGTGATACGAAACGCCAAAGAGATTGACTATGTGAGAGGGCGCGATTTTGTCTATAATGAAATGGTCAATTACCAATCCGATAAATGCGAACCTGAAATGATGGACTCTGAAGATCCTTTATTCTTGCTCTATACAAGCGGATCAACCGGGAAACCTAAAGGCGTTCAACACAGCAGTGCGGGGTATTTGCTGTGGGCACAAATGACGATGGAGTGGGTTTTTGATATTAGAGATAACGATAATTTTTGGTGCACCGCTGATATTGGTTGGATCACAGGGCACACTTATGTGGTTTATGGACCTTTAGCTTGCGGGGCAACGACTTTGATACTAGAAGGCACGATGTCTTATCCGGATTATGGGAGATGGTGGAGGATGATAGAAGAATACCGCGTGGATAAATTCTACACTTCCCCCACCGCTATAAGAATGTTGCATGCTAAAGGCGAAAACGAACCTTTAAAGTATAATTTAGAATCGCTCAAAGTTTTAGGAACGGTGGGAGAGCCCATTAACCCTACGGCATGGAAATGGTTTTATGAAAAAATCGGTAACTCAAAATGCAGTATCGTGGATACTTGGTGGCAAACAGAAACAGGCGGGCATATCATCAGCCCTTTACCGGGAGCTACGCCTATAAGGGCCAGCTGTGCAACTTTACCTTTGCCTGGAATCCATGCAGAAGTTTTAAACGAAGACGGCACCAAAACAAAGCCTGGAGAGCAAGGGTTTTTATGCATCACTAAGCCATGGCCTTCTATGGTAAGAAACATTTGGGGCGATGAAAAACGATACATTGATAGCTATTTTTCTCAGATCAAGTTGAATGGGGAATATGTCTACCTCTCTGGAGATGGCGCTATCGTGGATGAAAACGGATACATCACTATTATTGGGCGCACAGATGATATTGTGAATGTGAGTGGGCATAGGATTGGCACGGCTGAAGTGGAGAGCGCTATTTCTAAACATGAAATGGTGGTTGAATGCGCGGTAGTGGGTATCCCTGATACGATTAAAGGAGAGGGCTTGTTTGCGTTTGTGGTGCTGTGCGATGGGGCTAAATGCAATCTTGGCGAGAGTTTAGAATTGTTAAAAGAAATGAATCATATCTTATCCGTTGAAATTGGAAAGATCGCTAAATTAGACAATGTCATGTATGTGCCGGGTTTGCCTAAAACCAGGAGCGGGAAAATCATGAGAAGGCTTTTGAAATCTATCGCCAAAAAAGAGCTCATCACTCAAGATTTAAGCACGCTAGAAGATGTGAATGTGGTCAAAGAAATAATGAGTATCGTTCAAATGGAAGAGTGA
- a CDS encoding O-antigen ligase family protein yields MLKERLKAFFSADSVFTLIFALFFLTSFKKPLTQVLLIVLMVFLFLRCYFQASLKETFTINHLKTMPFKWLTLAFLGVFLSIFPNMFNMYDSQTFRYNLFALNMSLTYACGALCLLFASRLRIKLNQKILFYSMAVANFINGLLSLVQKIYFNMPRAQGFSTVKEYVVLVSVSILGCYIYVLYSQSQKEKLFFTLSVFVGFLVVILSATRSATIAFVITFLILSCFILYAKKSLKPLGYMVVVSLILSALYVGSNALEKRGAIEQSRVQNQSFEEDLKRYAKKDADSSIGWRLERWKEALTVLRLRPFFGMAASEKCQRLEEILSLSKSYRAKDLILCYERYDNQIIHILATRGIIGFLIWLFFLLVIVKIFWSGIKQNSLISFFILMTLAFYLIFGIGFDPFDFFITGSFFVGMIMMAVFLKKDKSVF; encoded by the coding sequence GTGTTGAAAGAGCGTTTGAAGGCCTTTTTTAGTGCGGACTCTGTTTTCACTTTAATTTTTGCCCTTTTTTTTCTCACTTCGTTTAAAAAACCTTTAACGCAAGTCTTGTTGATTGTTTTAATGGTTTTTTTGTTTCTTAGGTGTTATTTCCAAGCGTCTTTGAAAGAAACTTTCACGATTAATCATTTAAAAACCATGCCTTTTAAATGGCTCACTCTGGCTTTTTTGGGCGTGTTTTTAAGCATCTTCCCTAACATGTTTAACATGTATGATAGCCAAACTTTCCGCTACAATTTATTCGCTCTAAACATGTCCTTAACTTACGCTTGCGGGGCGTTATGCTTGCTTTTTGCGAGCCGTTTAAGAATCAAATTGAATCAAAAAATCCTTTTTTATAGCATGGCTGTTGCAAATTTCATTAACGGCTTGCTTTCATTGGTGCAAAAAATCTATTTTAACATGCCCAGAGCGCAGGGGTTTAGCACGGTTAAGGAGTATGTGGTTTTAGTGAGCGTGTCCATTTTAGGCTGTTATATTTATGTGCTCTATTCGCAAAGTCAAAAAGAAAAACTTTTTTTCACGCTTTCTGTTTTTGTGGGGTTTTTAGTCGTTATTTTAAGCGCTACAAGGAGTGCAACAATCGCTTTTGTTATTACTTTTTTGATCCTTTCTTGCTTTATTTTATACGCCAAAAAATCGCTCAAACCATTGGGTTATATGGTGGTTGTGAGTCTTATTTTGAGTGCTTTGTATGTGGGGAGTAACGCTTTAGAAAAAAGGGGGGCAATAGAGCAATCTAGAGTTCAAAACCAAAGCTTTGAAGAGGATTTGAAACGCTACGCTAAAAAGGACGCCGATAGCAGTATCGGGTGGCGTTTGGAGCGCTGGAAAGAAGCCCTAACGGTTTTGCGTTTAAGGCCCTTTTTTGGTATGGCCGCTAGCGAGAAATGCCAGAGGTTAGAAGAGATTTTATCCTTATCAAAGTCTTATAGAGCCAAAGATTTGATTCTTTGTTATGAAAGATACGACAATCAAATCATTCACATTTTAGCCACTAGGGGGATCATAGGCTTTTTGATCTGGCTCTTTTTCTTGTTAGTCATTGTAAAGATTTTTTGGAGCGGGATAAAGCAAAACTCTTTAATATCGTTTTTTATACTAATGACACTCGCCTTTTATCTTATTTTTGGCATCGGATTTGACCCCTTTGATTTCTTCATTACGGGAAGTTTTTTTGTGGGAATGATCATGATGGCTGTTTTTTTAAAAAAGGATAAAAGCGTTTTTTAG
- the flhA gene encoding flagellar biosynthesis protein FlhA, whose product MANERSKLAFKKTFPVFKRFLQSKDLALVVFVIAILAIIIVPLPPFVLDFLLTISIALSVLIILIGLYIDKPTDFSAFPTLLLIVTLYRLALNVATTRMILTQGYKGPSAVSDIITAFGEFSVSGNYVIGAIIFSILVLVNLLVVTNGSTRVTEVRARFALDAMPGKQMAIDADLNSGLIDDKEAKKRRAALSQEADFYGAMDGASKFVKGDAIASIIITLINIIGGFLVGVFQRDMSLSFSASTFTILTIGDGLVGQIPALIIATATGIVATRTTQNEEEDFASKLITQLTNKSKTLVIVGAILLLFATIPGLPTFSLAFVGTLFLFIAWLISREGKDGLLTKLENYLSQKFGLDLSEKPHSSKIKPHAPTTRAKTQEELKREEEQAIDEVLKIEFLELALGYQLISLADMKQGGDLLERIRGIRKKIASDYGFLMPQIRIRDNLQLPPTHYEIKLKGIVIGEGMVMPDKFLAMNTGFVNKEIEGIPTKEPAFGMDALWIETKNKEEAIIQGYTIIDPSTVIATHTSELVKKYAEDFITKDEVKSLLERLAKDYPTIVEESKKIPTGAIRSVLQALLHEKIPIKDMLTILETITDIAPLVQNDVNILTEQVRARLSRVITNAFKSEDGRLKFLTFSTDSEQFLLNKLRENGTSKSLLLNVSELQKLIEGVSEEAMKVLQKGIAPVILIVEPNLRKALSNQMEQARIDVVVLSHAELDPNSNFEALGTIHINF is encoded by the coding sequence ATGGCAAACGAACGCTCCAAATTAGCTTTTAAAAAGACTTTCCCTGTCTTTAAACGCTTCTTGCAATCCAAAGACTTAGCCCTTGTGGTCTTTGTGATAGCGATTTTAGCGATCATTATCGTGCCGTTACCGCCTTTTGTGTTGGATTTTTTACTCACGATTTCTATCGCGCTATCGGTGTTGATCATTTTAATCGGGCTTTATATTGACAAGCCTACTGATTTTAGCGCTTTCCCCACTTTATTGCTCATTGTAACCTTATACCGCTTGGCTTTAAATGTGGCGACCACTAGAATGATTTTAACCCAAGGCTATAAAGGGCCTAGTGCGGTGAGCGATATTATCACGGCGTTTGGGGAATTTAGCGTGAGCGGGAATTATGTGATTGGGGCGATTATCTTTAGTATTTTAGTGCTGGTGAATCTATTAGTGGTTACCAATGGTTCTACTCGGGTGACTGAAGTGAGGGCGCGATTCGCTCTAGACGCTATGCCAGGAAAGCAAATGGCGATTGATGCGGACTTGAATTCAGGGCTGATTGATGATAAGGAAGCCAAAAAACGGCGTGCCGCTCTAAGCCAAGAAGCGGATTTTTATGGCGCGATGGATGGCGCGTCTAAATTCGTCAAAGGCGATGCGATCGCTTCTATCATTATCACGCTTATCAATATCATTGGAGGGTTTTTAGTGGGCGTGTTTCAAAGGGATATGAGCTTGAGCTTTAGCGCTAGCACTTTCACTATCCTAACCATTGGCGATGGGCTTGTGGGGCAAATCCCTGCTTTAATCATTGCGACAGCGACTGGTATCGTCGCCACTCGTACCACGCAAAACGAAGAAGAGGACTTTGCTTCTAAACTCATCACACAGCTCACCAATAAAAGCAAAACTTTAGTGATTGTGGGGGCGATTTTATTGCTTTTTGCCACCATTCCTGGACTCCCTACCTTTTCTTTAGCGTTTGTAGGGACTCTCTTTTTATTCATCGCATGGCTGATTAGCAGGGAGGGAAAAGACGGATTACTCACTAAATTAGAAAATTATTTGAGTCAAAAATTCGGCTTGGATTTGAGCGAAAAACCCCACAGCTCTAAAATCAAACCCCACGCCCCCACCACAAGGGCTAAAACCCAAGAAGAGCTTAAAAGAGAAGAAGAGCAAGCGATTGATGAAGTGTTAAAAATTGAATTTTTAGAATTGGCTTTAGGCTATCAGCTCATCAGCTTAGCGGACATGAAACAAGGGGGCGATTTGTTAGAAAGGATTAGGGGTATTAGAAAAAAGATAGCGAGCGATTATGGCTTTTTGATGCCTCAAATTAGGATTAGGGATAATTTACAGCTCCCCCCAACGCATTATGAAATCAAGCTTAAGGGCATTGTGATTGGTGAGGGCATGGTGATGCCAGATAAGTTTTTAGCCATGAATACCGGTTTTGTGAATAAAGAAATTGAAGGAATTCCTACTAAAGAGCCGGCTTTTGGAATGGACGCTTTATGGATTGAAACTAAAAATAAAGAAGAAGCCATTATTCAAGGCTATACTATTATTGATCCAAGCACCGTTATTGCGACACACACCAGCGAATTAGTGAAAAAATACGCTGAAGATTTTATCACTAAAGATGAAGTGAAATCCCTTTTAGAGCGCTTGGCTAAAGACTATCCTACAATTGTAGAAGAGAGTAAAAAAATCCCCACCGGTGCGATCCGCTCAGTCTTGCAAGCCTTGTTGCATGAAAAAATTCCCATTAAGGACATGCTCACTATTTTAGAAACGATTACCGATATTGCCCCATTGGTTCAAAACGATGTGAATATCTTAACCGAACAAGTGAGGGCGAGGCTTTCTAGGGTGATCACTAACGCTTTTAAATCTGAAGACGGGCGTTTGAAATTTTTAACTTTTTCTACCGATAGCGAACAATTTTTGCTTAATAAATTGCGAGAAAATGGCACTTCTAAGAGCCTGTTGCTCAATGTGAGCGAATTGCAAAAACTCATTGAAGGGGTCTCTGAAGAGGCCATGAAAGTCTTGCAAAAAGGGATCGCTCCGGTGATTTTGATCGTAGAGCCTAATTTAAGAAAAGCCCTTTCCAATCAAATGGAGCAGGCCAGGATTGATGTGGTCGTGCTAAGCCATGCTGAATTAGATCCTAACTCTAATTTTGAAGCCTTAGGCACGATCCATATTAACTTTTAA
- the aroQ gene encoding type II 3-dehydroquinate dehydratase has protein sequence MKILVIQGPNLNMLGHRDPRLYGMVTLDQIHEIMQTFVKQGNLEVELEFFQTNFEGEIIDKIQESVGSDYEGIIINPGAFSHTSIAIADAIMLAGKPVIEVHLTNIQAREEFRKNSYTGAACGGVIMGFGPLGYNMALMAMVNILAEMKAFQEAQKNNPNNPNNPINNQK, from the coding sequence ATGAAAATTTTAGTGATTCAAGGGCCTAATTTAAACATGTTAGGACACAGAGACCCAAGACTTTATGGCATGGTAACCTTAGACCAAATTCATGAAATCATGCAAACTTTCGTGAAACAAGGCAATTTAGAAGTGGAATTAGAGTTTTTTCAAACCAATTTTGAGGGCGAAATCATTGATAAAATCCAAGAGAGCGTGGGCAGCGATTATGAAGGGATTATCATTAACCCTGGAGCGTTTTCGCACACTTCTATTGCGATTGCGGATGCGATCATGCTAGCGGGCAAACCTGTCATTGAAGTGCATCTCACTAACATTCAAGCCAGAGAAGAATTCAGGAAAAATTCTTACACTGGAGCGGCTTGTGGAGGCGTGATCATGGGATTTGGCCCGCTTGGTTACAACATGGCTTTAATGGCGATGGTGAATATTTTAGCCGAAATGAAAGCGTTCCAAGAAGCCCAAAAAAATAACCCTAATAACCCCAATAACCCGATCAACAATCAAAAGTAA
- the hsrA gene encoding response regulator-like transcription factor HsrA: MRVLLIEKNSVLGGEIEKGLNVKGFMADVTESLEDGEYLMDIRNYDLVMVSDKNALSFVSRIKEKHSSIVVLVSSDNPTSEEEVHAFEQGADDYIAKPYRSIKALVARIEARLRFWGSNVIEIGDLTISPDEEKIIYKGREVEVKGKPFEVLTHLARHRDQIVSKEQLLDAIWEEPEMVTPNVIEVAINQIRQKMDKPLGISTVETVRRRGYRFCYPKPACEE; encoded by the coding sequence ATGCGCGTTCTACTGATTGAAAAAAATTCTGTTTTGGGTGGAGAAATTGAAAAGGGCTTAAATGTTAAAGGCTTTATGGCTGATGTAACAGAGAGTTTAGAGGATGGGGAATATCTCATGGATATTAGGAATTATGACTTGGTTATGGTTAGCGATAAAAACGCTTTAAGTTTTGTTTCTAGAATCAAGGAAAAGCATTCTTCTATTGTTGTTTTAGTTTCTTCGGATAACCCTACAAGCGAGGAAGAAGTCCATGCGTTTGAGCAAGGTGCGGACGATTACATCGCTAAACCTTATCGCAGCATTAAGGCTTTAGTCGCAAGGATTGAGGCTCGTTTGAGGTTTTGGGGTTCTAATGTGATTGAAATTGGGGATTTGACCATTAGCCCTGATGAAGAAAAGATTATTTACAAGGGGCGTGAAGTTGAGGTTAAAGGGAAGCCTTTTGAAGTGCTGACCCATCTTGCCAGACATAGGGATCAGATTGTCTCCAAAGAACAGCTTTTAGACGCTATTTGGGAAGAGCCTGAGATGGTTACCCCTAATGTCATTGAAGTGGCTATTAATCAAATCCGCCAAAAAATGGATAAACCCTTGGGGATTTCCACGGTTGAAACCGTAAGGCGCAGAGGCTATCGTTTTTGCTACCCAAAACCGGCGTGTGAAGAATAA